In the genome of Mytilus edulis chromosome 3, xbMytEdul2.2, whole genome shotgun sequence, one region contains:
- the LOC139516773 gene encoding uncharacterized protein — protein sequence MSDLILCGPCGNANNNKNAEKWCTVCTEGLCTDCEKVHNSIRTSRNHKLKSIEDNRQIKDISSSLTCKDHEKRLELYCKTHDVAVCVGCIPSHHQTCTDVIPLRKAAVNTRNSTALADLEDTLTRALLNVHHTITDRAEALKNIDCQRQNIKDTINNTRARIMKKIDDLEQKLLLELNTKWGNCSSEATKLLNRLKKSERDLNCLKEQTSQLKSLASDIQLFLRTRQINEAVFKEVETTKEEIKSLFNYEIHLELQSSIMSLMTMVDQLGKISVEKISITLPFNAGKVDQADIQLSVPEMKSIDSIQVKLKKRFNVKQKEDEEIWLSGCTMLQNGNLMIADYKGEGVLMEYNEDGQHIRNIPCSEPPFDLTVIDNDRIAVTYGHRKYIQILNTKNHIVERKIKFDKDCYGISYQANKLFIIIDDEIVILDIAGNVLITLTTDCRFYLETTVDRIYYNRDHTVQCISMAGEEIWVHKENFLVSLGGITVDDYQNVLVADAESNSLIVIQNDGKSSKTLLSETDGLNRPTFLHYNKDNKTLLLCNEDGSVALYNVE from the coding sequence ATGTCTGATTTGATACTTTGTGGTCCTTGTGGTAATGCGAACAATAATAAAAATGCCGAGAAATGGTGTACTGTCTGCACAGAGGGATTATGCACAGATTGTGAGAAGGTTCATAATTCTATCAGAACATCACGGAATCACAAACTTAAATCCATCGAAGACAATCGACAAATTAAAGATATTTCTAGTAGTTTAACTTGTAAAGACCATGAAAAGCGTCTCGAACTGTACTGTAAAACACATGATGTTGCAGTTTGTGTGGGTTGCATTCCATCTCATCATCAGACATGCACTGACGTCATTCCTTTAAGAAAAGCTGCTGTAAATACCAGAAATTCAACTGCACTGGCCGATTTAGAGGACACTTTAACCAGAGCATTACTAAATGTTCACCATACCATAACCGATCGTGCTGAAGCATTGAAAAATATTGATTGTCAAAGGCAAAACATCAAAGATACAATAAACAATACACGAGCaagaataatgaaaaaaattgacgacTTAGAACAAAAACTACTTCTTGAATTAAACACAAAATGGGGAAATTGTAGTTCTGAAGCGACCAAACTTTTGAACcgtttaaaaaaatcagaacGAGATTTAAATTGTCTCAAGGAGCAAACATCGCAATTGAAATCACTTGCATCAGACATTCAACTTTTCCTTAGAACGCGCCAGATCAACGAAGCTGTCTTCAAGGAAGTGGAAACTACCAAAGAAGAAATCAAGTCTTTGTTCAACTATGAAATACACTTGGAGTTACAATCTTCTATCATGTCATTAATGACTATGGTGGATCAGCTCGGAAAAATATCCGTTGAGAAGATCTCCATTACTTTACCGTTCAATGCAGGGAAGGTAGATCAAGCTGATATACAACTTTCGGTGCCAGAAATGAAAAGTATTGATAGCATCCAGGTTAAGTTGAAAAAGAGATTTAACGTGAAACAAAAAGAAGACGAAGAGATTTGGCTAAGTGGATGTACTATGTTACAAAATGGTAATTTGATGATTGCTGATTATAAGGGAGAGGGTGTACTAATGGAATATAATGAAGACGGTCAGCATATTCGTAACATACCATGTTCGGAACCCCCGTTTGATTTGACAGTCATAGACAATGATCGTATTGCTGTTACTTATGGGCACAGGAAGTACATACAGATTTTGAACACAAAGAACCATATTGTAGAGAggaaaattaaatttgataaagaCTGTTACGGGATATCATACCAGGCTAACAAACTTTTTATTATCATTGATGATGAAATTGTGATATTAGATATCGCAGGAAACGTACTTATAACATTAACAACTGACTGCCGGTTCTATTTAGAAACAACCGTGGATAGAATTTATTATAACAGAGATCATACTGTACAATGTATCTCCATGGCAGGTGAAGAAATATGGGTACATAAAGAGAATTTTTTAGTCTCTCTGGGCGGCATTACTGTGGATGATTATCAAAATGTATTAGTTGCGGATGCAGAGTCGAATTCGCTGATTGTAATACAAAATGATGGAAAATCAAGTAAAACACTACTTTCCGAAACCGATGGTCTAAATAGGCCAACATTTCTTCATTATAACAAAGACAACAAAACATTACTGTTGTGTAATGAAGATGGAAGTGTTGCTCTTTACAATGTTGAGTAA
- the LOC139516804 gene encoding monocarboxylate transporter 12-B-like — translation MKGSVDRGWAWIVLAACFLRSFMVIGINKAFGMFFVEYIEAFESNASTVSLVISTQQIMFSVSSFLILTFGNRFFTFRPIIILGSVLMAAGYFLNAYAPNVQFLLLSQGVLFGIGQAAASGPSVVVLNSYFDKRRGLANSLANSGGSLGGLLLPLIIQALLETYGLQGAQIVVSGMLLNIVVSGALLRPLTNTVPQDKLNLEVKVEEDDESKNGNHIKINLNQEDLSLSADDIRSKLYKSEKAKKENEKLLIELPEPNTHYRMRTFSENLHEYRVSTVPPQTGIPKSADASKFTNLSAIFGSLVDVSSSVQSVFLAKNVEVIKREKEDDETETCFSKYILSVINFKILRNHHLKLVYLVGFLAVFSARLQLAYIPPYARDCGISGRNISYLVTIIGTCDFFGRFGVALIADSKRVKLSSIISASLIIMGVTCMCNSFIRDFHTFIAYCVIYGLFGGLYNSVVALLLVDAVGPKNLSPALAFVIQVHGVSISAMAPILGYMRDSTGSYTGSFYIMGVGNLLSAFLLLFGLPIVKKMELRRQQRCLSENNQD, via the exons ATGAAAGGATCCGTGGATAGAGGTTGGGCTTGGATTGTATTAGCAG CATGTTTTCTAAGATCATTCATGGTGATAGGCATAAACAAAGCATTTGGGATGTTTTTCGTAGAATATATTGAAGCCTTCGAAAGTAACGCATCAACGGTATCTCTTGTAATTTCAACACAACAAATAATGTTTAGTGTGTCTT CATTCTTGATACTGACCTTTGGAAATAGATTCTTTACTTTCCGACCTATCATAATACTTGGATCTGTTCTTATGGCAGCGGGATATTTCCTGAATGCATATGCACCAAATGTACAATTCTTACTCCTGTCACAAGGAGTATTATTTG GTATCGGCCAAGCTGCAGCATCCGGTCCATCAGTAGTAGTTCTAaattcatattttgacaaaagaaGAGGTCTAGCTAACAGTTTAGCAAACTCTGGAGGTAGTCTAGGAGGACTTTTGCTTCCATTGATTATACAGGCTCTTTTAGAGACGTATGGATTACAGGGTGCTCAAATTGTAGTTTCTGGGATGCTTTTAAATATCGTAGTATCTGGTGCATTATTAAGACCATTGACAAACACTGTTCCACAAGATAAATTAAACTTGGAAGTAAAGGTAGAAGAGGATGATGAGTCTAAAAATGGAAACCACATTAAAATTAACCTGAATCAAGAAGACCTGTCTTTATCGGCTGACGATATaagaagcaaactttacaaatcagaaaaagcaaaaaaagaaaatgaaaagctTTTGATTGAACTTCCGGAACCGAATACCCATTACAGAATGAGGACGTTTTCAGAAAACTTACATGAATATCGTGTTTCAACGGTCCCTCCTCAAACTGGCATTCCAAAGTCAGCTGATGCATCGAAGTTTACGAATTTGTCGGCTATTTTTGGTAGTTTAGTGGATGTGTCTTCTTCTGTGCAAAGTGTTTTCCTTGCTAAAAATGTGGAAGTAATCAAAAGAGAAAAAGAAGATGATGAAACCGAAACATGTTTTTCTAAATACATCTTGAGtgttataaatttcaagattttacgGAATCATCATTTGAAGCTAGTGTATCTCGTAGGTTTTCTTGCAGTTTTTAGTGCTAGACTACAATTGGCATATATTCCACCATATGCACGAGACTGTGGAATTTCAGGCCGAAACATTTCATACTTAGTGACTATCATTGGCACATGCGACTTTTTTGGAAGGTTTGGAGTAGCTTTAATTGCCGACTCCAAACGCGTCAAACTAAGTTCTATTATATCAGCATCACTCATTATAATGGGAGTAACCTGTATGTGTAATTCTTTTATTCGAGACTTCCATACATTTATAGCTTATTGTGTTATATATGGATTATTTGGTGGACTGTATAATTCCGTGGTAGCACTTTTACTGGTTGATGCTGTAGGTCCAAAGAATTTGTCACCTGCTTTGGCATTTGTAATCCAGGTGCACGGAGTTTCAATATCAGCAATGGCGCCGATTTTAG GTTATATGCGAGACAGCACAGGATCGTACACCGGATCGTTCTACATAATGGGAGTTGGTAATCTATTGTCGGCGTTTCTGTTGTTGTTCGGTTTACCAATAGTCAAGAAAATGGAATTAAGACGACAACAACGATGTTTATCTGAAAACAATCAAGACTGA
- the LOC139516803 gene encoding serpin B6-like — protein MKKIPFSSYFPKKVVLKVFLCLFLLLNLFILTFSSSSSNMADSNLNNDTSAALSKSNLQFTFKLHKELTKGNSDNVFFSPFSISTALAMTFLGAREKTAEQMADALGISDMKDEVHQNFEKYLSIILKKYKNFTLHTANRLFPNHLSKVETDYINSCIKHYQADILPLDFSQGEVSRKIINDWVSQRTNDKIKDLIGSGVLKPDVFMVLVNAIYFKGNWASQFDEKKTRKDRFHINLSEEVEVDMMYQKKKFPYTYNPQHLCSVLELPYKGDSLSMLFILPDMTDGLSAIEEAMNPDLFNEFQSDLRNNSDVEVFIPKFKLETQFELSTILSKLGMPDAFNEAKADFSGMDKTKNVYISKVIHKAFVEVNEEGTEAAAATRVVMMMRRGMVRRLIFKADKPFLFFIRDKRSNIVLFSGRYTGPEGNVVRTREDL, from the coding sequence ATGAAAAAGATACCATTTTCGTCGTACTTCCCAAAGAAAGTTGTGTTGAAGGTGTTCCTGTGTCTCTTCCTGCTGCTGAATTTGTTCATTTTGACCTTTAGTTCCTCAAGTTCAAATATGGCGGATAGCAATTTGAATAATGACACATCTGCAGCATTATCCAAGTCCAATTTACAGTTCACCTTTAAGCTGCACAAAGAGTTAACAAAGGGTAATTCTGACAATGTTTTCTTTTCACCATTCAGTATATCAACTGCCCTTGCTATGACCTTTCTTGGAGCACGAGAGAAAACTGCAGAACAAATGGCAGACGCATTGGGAATATCAGATATGAAAGATGAGGTTCATCAAAATTTCGAAAAGTATCTGTCCattattttgaagaaatataaaaattttacgCTACACACAGCTAACAGACTATTTCCAAACCATTTATCCAAAGTTGAGACTGATTATATAAATAGTTGTATAAAACACTACCAAGCTGACATACTTCCATTAGATTTTTCTCAGGGTGAGGTTTCTAGGAAAATTATCAATGACTGGGTCAgtcagagaacaaatgacaagATTAAGGACTTGATTGGTTCTGGAGTTCTAAAACCAGATGTTTTTATGGTTCTTGTAAATGCAATATATTTCAAGGGTAATTGGGCTAGCCAATTTGATGAAAAGAAAACTCGTAAAGACCGCTTTCACATAAACCTCTCAGAAGAAGTAGAAGTTGATATGATGTATCAAAAGAAGAAATTTCCCTACACATACAATCCACAACACCTCTGCAGTGTGTTAGAATTACCATATAAAGGAGACAGCCTCAGTATGCTATTCATCCTGCCAGATATGACTGATGGTTTGTCTGCCATTGAAGAAGCCATGAATCCTGATTTGTTCAATGAATTTCAGAGTGATCTCAGAAATAATTCAGATGTTGAAGTTTTTATACCAAAATTTAAGTTGGAAACACAATTTGAACTGTCAACAATTTTATCCAAATTGGGAATGCCTGATGCCTTTAATGAAGCAAAGGCAGATTTTTCTGGGATGGATAAAACAAAGAATGTTTACATTTCTAAAGTCATACACAAGGCTTTTGTGGAAGTTAACGAGGAGGGAACAGAAGCCGCTGCCGCAACAAGAGTTGTCATGATGATGAGGAGAGGTATGGTTCGAAGGCTTATTTTTAAGGCTGACAAACCATTCTTATTCTTTATTAGGGACAAGAGATCAAATATTGTTCTGTTTAGTGGTAGATATACTGGTCCAGAAGGAAATGTCGTCAGAACCAGAGAAGACCTCTAG